A window of the Isosphaera pallida ATCC 43644 genome harbors these coding sequences:
- the uvrB gene encoding excinuclease ABC subunit UvrB — protein sequence MSVFELVSPFPPAGDQPKAIEALVDGIRSGKTHQTLLGVTGSGKTFTMANVIARLNRPALVLSHNKTLAAQLYGEFREFFPRNAVRYFVSYYDYYQPEAYIPQRDIYIEKDAAINDEIERLRLAATAALVSRRDVVVVASVSSIYGLGSPDHYKRMTIHLSVGDIIDRDELLLKLVDIQYERNDIAFERSKFRVRGDVVEIWPGYEEIAYRVELFGDEVESLAEIDPLTGKTLLKKKEMLIQPAKHYVMPEEKIEAAVTSIKAELEERLKQLQDQGKLLEAQRLAARTRYDLEMLLEVGRCQGIENYSRHFDGRKPGEPPYTLMDYFPKDTLVFIDESHVTIPQVRGMFAGDFSRKSTLVEHGFRLPSAIDNRPLRFDEWEAKLGQVIFVSATPGDYELEKSGGEVVEQVIRPTGLVDPKIRVEPARDQVPQLLKECKARAEKGERVLVTTLTKRLAEDLSRYLKEEGLKCKWLHSELDAFERVTILRELREGAFDVLVGVNLLREGLDLPEVSLVCILDADKEGFLRSETSLIQTIGRAARHINAEVVLYADKVTPSMKRALDETERRRGLQLAYNAEHGITPETIVKAIRRGIEEEIQARTEARNAVGRDELTDQIEDYLAALEAEMLQAAEQLEFERAAELRDRILAVKAAKEGGGPARPTATPQGVSARRKAKAKPKARGSR from the coding sequence ATGAGCGTCTTCGAGTTGGTGAGCCCTTTTCCACCTGCCGGAGATCAGCCCAAGGCGATCGAGGCGTTAGTTGATGGCATCCGGTCGGGGAAAACTCACCAGACCTTGTTGGGGGTGACGGGGTCGGGCAAGACGTTCACCATGGCCAACGTCATCGCTCGTTTGAACCGGCCCGCCCTGGTCCTCTCGCACAACAAGACTCTGGCCGCTCAACTTTACGGCGAGTTCCGCGAGTTCTTCCCTCGCAACGCGGTTCGCTACTTTGTTAGTTATTATGACTACTATCAACCCGAGGCCTATATCCCACAGCGCGATATTTATATCGAAAAAGACGCTGCCATCAATGATGAAATTGAACGTCTGAGACTGGCAGCGACTGCCGCACTGGTCAGTAGGCGCGACGTGGTGGTGGTGGCCAGCGTTTCTAGCATCTACGGTCTTGGATCGCCCGATCATTACAAGCGGATGACCATCCACCTCTCTGTTGGCGATATCATCGACCGTGACGAATTGCTGCTCAAATTAGTGGACATTCAATACGAACGCAACGATATCGCCTTCGAACGCTCCAAGTTCCGAGTCCGCGGCGACGTCGTCGAGATCTGGCCTGGCTACGAGGAAATCGCCTACCGAGTCGAACTTTTCGGCGACGAAGTCGAATCCCTGGCCGAAATCGATCCACTGACTGGCAAAACACTTCTTAAAAAGAAAGAGATGCTGATTCAACCGGCGAAACACTACGTTATGCCGGAGGAAAAAATCGAGGCCGCGGTCACTTCGATCAAAGCGGAACTCGAAGAACGGCTCAAGCAACTTCAAGATCAGGGTAAACTGCTGGAAGCCCAGCGACTGGCGGCTCGAACGCGCTACGACCTGGAAATGTTGCTGGAAGTGGGACGTTGTCAAGGTATCGAAAACTACTCGCGTCACTTCGACGGTCGAAAACCAGGTGAACCACCCTACACCCTGATGGATTACTTTCCGAAAGACACGCTTGTTTTCATCGACGAATCCCACGTCACCATTCCTCAGGTGCGTGGGATGTTCGCGGGCGACTTCAGCCGAAAAAGCACCTTGGTCGAACACGGGTTTCGGCTTCCTAGCGCCATTGACAATCGACCCTTGAGGTTCGACGAGTGGGAGGCCAAACTCGGCCAAGTCATCTTCGTCTCCGCCACTCCTGGCGACTACGAGCTGGAAAAGTCGGGTGGCGAAGTGGTGGAACAGGTGATCCGACCCACCGGATTGGTGGACCCCAAAATCCGAGTCGAGCCAGCCCGCGACCAGGTTCCGCAACTGCTCAAGGAATGCAAGGCCCGAGCGGAAAAGGGGGAGCGCGTCCTGGTCACAACCCTCACCAAACGGCTCGCCGAGGATCTCTCGCGATATCTCAAAGAAGAAGGGCTCAAGTGCAAGTGGCTCCACTCCGAACTCGATGCATTTGAGCGTGTGACGATTCTTCGGGAGCTGCGCGAAGGAGCGTTCGATGTATTGGTGGGGGTCAATTTGTTGCGCGAGGGTCTGGACCTTCCCGAAGTTTCGCTGGTTTGTATCCTCGACGCCGATAAGGAAGGATTTCTACGCAGCGAAACCTCACTCATTCAAACGATTGGTCGAGCAGCGCGTCACATCAACGCCGAAGTCGTGTTGTATGCTGACAAGGTCACTCCCTCGATGAAACGGGCTCTGGACGAGACCGAACGCCGGCGCGGCCTGCAACTGGCCTACAACGCCGAACATGGGATCACCCCCGAAACCATCGTGAAGGCGATCCGGCGTGGCATCGAGGAGGAAATCCAAGCGCGAACCGAAGCCCGCAACGCGGTGGGTCGTGATGAACTCACCGATCAAATCGAAGACTACCTGGCGGCGCTCGAAGCCGAGATGCTTCAAGCGGCCGAGCAGTTGGAATTCGAACGCGCCGCCGAGCTGCGCGACCGCATCCTGGCAGTCAAAGCCGCCAAGGAAGGAGGCGGTCCAGCTCGGCCGACCGCCACGCCCCAAGGGGTCTCCGCGCGTCGTAAGGCCAAAGCCAAACCCAAGGCCCGAGGCTCACGATGA